The Salvia miltiorrhiza cultivar Shanhuang (shh) chromosome 1, IMPLAD_Smil_shh, whole genome shotgun sequence genome has a window encoding:
- the LOC131020236 gene encoding extensin-2-like — translation MKELGKTGQMPLFVCLLIVSIMISQVSAFDAYVYASLPTPKEITHPDYKSSPPPKKEEYTYKSPPPPPKKYSYTSPPPPTYKYKSPPPPKHVEHPEYTYKSPPPPSKKYSYNSPPPPPYQYKSPPPPKHVEHPEYTYKSPPPPPKKYSYTSPPPPTYEYKSPPPPKHVEHPEYTYKSPPPPPKKYFYSSPPPPPYQYESPSPPKHVEHPEYTYKSPPPPPKKYSYSSPPPPLYQYKSPPPPKHVEHPEYNYKSSPPPPKYSYSSPPPPYQYKSPPPPKHVEHHEYTYKSPPPPPKKYSYSSPPPPPYQYESPPPPKHVEHPEYTYKSPPPPPKKYSYSSPPPPPYQYESPPPPKQIEHPEYTYKSPPPPPKKYSYSSPPPPPYQYKSPPPPKHVENPKYTYKSPPPPPKKYSYSSPPPPPKKYSYSSPPPPPYQYKSPPPPKHVEHPEYNYKSPPPPPKKYSYSSPPPPYQYKSPPPPKHVEHPEYTYKSPPPPPKKYSYSSPPPPPYQYESPPPPKHVEHPEYTYKSPPPPPKKYSYSSPPPPPYLYKSPPPPKQIEHPEYTYKSPPPPPKKYSYSSPPPPPYQYKSPPPPKHVENPKYTYKSPPPPPKKYSYSSPPPPPYQYKSPPPPKHIEHPEYTYKSPPPPPKKYSYSSPPPPPYQYKSPPPPKHVEHPEYTYKSPPPPPKKYSYSSPPPPPYQYKSPPPPKHVEHPEYTYKSPPPPTKKYSYSSPPPPSYQYKSPPPPKDIQHPEYTYKSSPPPYYYASPPPPSPSLPLSYYYNSPPPPKEY, via the coding sequence ATGAAAGAACTTGGGAAAACAGGGCAAATGCCCTTATTCGTATGCCTTCTAATTGTAAGCATTATGATCTCTCAAGTGTCTGCTTTCGATGCTTATGTTTACGCATCTCTCCCTACACCCAAAGAAATTACACATCCCGATTATAAATCATCACCACCTCCAAAAAAGGAAGAATACACCTACAAatctccacctccaccaccgAAAAAATACTCATATACCTCTCCCCCACCACCAACATACAAATACAAATCACCTCCTCCTCCAAAACACGTAGAACATCCTGAGTATACTTACAAATCCCCACCTCCACCATCAAAGAAGTACTCATACaactctcctcctcctccaccatATCAGTACAAATCACCTCCTCCTCCTAAACACGTTGAGCATCCAGAGTACACTTATAAATCTCCACCCCCACCTCCAAAAAAATACTCCTACACCTCTCCCCCACCACCAACATACGAGTACaaatctcctcctcctcctaaGCACGTAGAACATCCTGAGTACACCTACAAATCCCCACCTCCACCACCAAAGAAGTACTTTTACAGctctcctccaccgccaccaTACCAGTACGAATCCCCTTCTCCTCCTAAGCACGTAGAACATCCTGAGTACACCTACAAatctccacctccaccaccaaaGAAGTACTCATACAGCTCTCCCCCGCCACCGCTATACCAATACAAATCGCCTCCTCCTCCTAAGCACGTAGAGCATCCTGAGTACAACTACAAATCTTCACCTCCACCACCTAAGTACTCTTACAGCTCTCCCCCACCACCATATCAATACAAATCGCCACCTCCTCCAAAACATGTAGAACATCATGAATACACCTACAaatctccacctccacctccaaagAAGTACTCCTACAgctctcctccaccaccaccatatCAATACGAATCACCACCACCTCCAAAGCACGTAGAGCATCCTGAGTATACCTACAAatctccacctccgcctccaAAGAAGTACTCCTACAgctctcctccaccaccaccatatCAATACGAATCACCACCACCTCCAAAGCAGATAGAACATCCTGAATACACCTACAAATCCCCACCTCCACCACCAAAGAAGTACTCGTACAGTTCTCCCCCTCCGCCACCATATCAGTATAAATCACCTCCTCCTCCTAAGCACGTAGAGAATCCCAAGTACACCTACAAATCCCCACCCCCGCCTCCAAAGAAGTACTCTTACAGTTCTCCTCCACCTCCACCAAAGAAGTACTCATACAGCTCTCCCCCGCCACCACCATACCAATACAAATCGCCTCCTCCTCCTAAGCACGTAGAGCATCCCGAGTATAACTACAAatctccacctccaccacctAAGAAGTACTCTTACAGCTCTCCCCCACCACCATATCAATACAAATCACCACCTCCTCCAAAACATGTAGAGCATCCTGAATACACCTACAaatctccacctccacctccaaaAAAGTACTCCTACAgctctcctccaccaccaccatatCAATACGAATCACCACCACCTCCAAAGCACGTAGAGCATCCCGAGTATACCTACAAatctccacctccgcctccaAAGAAGTACTCTTACAGctctcctccaccgccaccaTATCTGTACAAGTCACCACCACCTCCAAAGCAGATAGAACATCCTGAATACACCTACAAATCCCCACCTCCACCACCAAAGAAGTACTCGTACAGTTCTCCCCCTCCGCCACCATATCAGTACAAATCACCTCCTCCTCCTAAGCACGTAGAGAATCCCAAGTACACCTACAAATCCCCACCCCCGCCTCCAAAGAAGTACTCTTACAGTtctcctccaccgccaccgTATCAGTACAAATCACCACCACCTCCAAAGCACATAGAACATCCTGAATACACTTACAAATCCCCACCTCCACCACCAAAGAAATATTCATACAGCTCTCCCCCTCCGCCTCCATACCAGTACAAATCACCCCCTCCTCCTAAGCACGTAGAGCATCCTGAATATACTTATAAATCCCCACCTCCACCACCAAAGAAATATTCATACAGCTCTCCCCCTCCGCCTCCATACCAGTACAAATCACCCCCTCCTCCTAAGCACGTAGAGCATCCCGAATATACTTACAAATCTCCACCTCCACCAACAAAGAAATATTCCTACAGCTCACCCCCACCCCCATCATATCAATACAAATCACCACCTCCTCCAAAGGACATACAACATCCTGAATACACCTATAAATCATCACCTCCACCATATTATTATGCATCTCCTCCACCTCCATCACCATCTTTGCCTCTATCTTATTACTACAATTCACCCCCTCCTCCTAAGGAATACTAA